Genomic window (Amaranthus tricolor cultivar Red isolate AtriRed21 chromosome 7, ASM2621246v1, whole genome shotgun sequence):
AAAAGAGATACGAAGTTTCCTCTCCGAAGACTCTTTTGTGGAGAAACAATGTTATAATTCAAGTACAAAAACTGCTGAATCTTTGATTATACAAAATGATTCTTGTTTAAGAATAAAAGACACGCTacatatttgttttttattcaaAGATCACACTAATAATGGTGTTCCTATCGATTCCCTCAAATTTATTACTGAGAAAGGGCGTGTTTTAGCATCTAGTAATGGTCTGATTTTGTGTAGAACAATTAATTCACAGGAGCcaactaaattatttttgtgtaaTCCTGTCAGTAAAACTTGGTTGCCTATTACATTGCCGAATAATGAATTAGCTGAAGCATGCAAGAACGATACAGATGTTAATATAGTTTTTATTTGTGGTTCTAttaatttttcaaccaaaaaaaataagtttccaTTAGATTATACCCTTTTAGTCTTTGAAGTTGTAGTAAATGATTTGGAATATTGTTGGAATAATAAGTATAATGTGTACATGTTAGAGGAAGGTGATTGGgtactcaaaacaaaaaaattaataactggGGGAAGACAGTTGGATTTTGATAATTACGTATGCTTCAACGGTGGTCTATATTTCATGTCAATATCCAATTCTTGTTATAGAGCTGAATCTCTGTATTATTACCCTTACATAGTTTATTATAACATGAAGAATGAAGCTTCAAGTATGATTTCATTGCCTCATGAAGcaagagaaaattttaatttcagcGATTGTTATTTTCGCATATTTGGATGGGAGCGTCTTAGTGGTAATTCGTGGTTTTTTTCGTTATGTTTGGTAAAGTACTTAAACATGGAAATCAACATATGGGTTATGGATGAAGGCGATGCTACAGATGGTGAGAAATTATGTTCATGGAGGTGGCTattaaaactaaatattaaaGAAGACTTGGGGCTCAAGGATGCCTTACATTGGACAAATAGCTTTACTGTTGTGGATAAACAATTTATATTTAGTGATTCTAACGGCTATATTTATCGGTATCAATTGGAGGGCATAAATCTTGGAAAGTTGAAAAAGATTAATAAGTATAAAAATAGTTGTTACAAACTTCGATTCAATTCTTATTCCACAACTCTTCGGCCTTGCTCCAAGAATCTCATAGAGTCCTCTCTAAAaatagagtaatttcaatgtattGTTTCTAAACAGTTTTTGTAGTCaaacattattattttaatttttatgcaacacacttttttttcattcaatttataTGTTTCAATTCTCGTTTCTGATATAAAATcttttcaaaatattattaaCTAGAATATCTTTACTGATAATTTTCTACTATTAGACATTGatattttctataataattgatatttataataaaagaaGAATACTTGAATATgactaatataataatattatcatcatAAAAAGTAAAGTATGATTAATTGGACACATAAATTTTAAACACAGTCAATAAGATTTTAATAAGccactaaaaataaattgttgatGGGGGATATGACACATTAATAAATACTCGTTAATCAGGCAATGATCCATCAATATATCTAGTGGTTAAGAGTTACTCCTTCTGCCTTCAAATgttcttcttatttatttttttcgtgGATCTCAATATAAatgttaaaatcaaataattttaattgtgagttttcaaaaacccaaaaaaagttaatatttaaaaagtatatattgagatgaatcgaacaaaatttcatattatatgttttttcttaCAGATCGAtcagaaattttaattaaagtttgacactaaaattcgaAGGGATTATAAGAATATAGAAGTAAGTCTTAATTAATTCAAGTTGGTATTATTACCCTTTTCATTATTTCATAATAaatgtcataataaaatattattatataatatatgtaatttaattaagtaaaacttatttattttgctcTGAAAATTACTCCTACCATTTTCCTTCAAAGATTTAAATAATCACAAATATTTTTACATAAAActaatctaattaaaataacttaaagaaaaaaataagaatgcaatagaaatatttttaaaatagacAAAGATGATTTTAAAGGAAAACTACTTCATTAAAATAAACTGTCATGACCGCAAAAGCAAGAAAGGTCACTaaagatgaaataaaaattatactctCATCATATTAActtaatcattcattaattatatttaagaatttattgtttgtttaactgggtattttaaaatgaataattagTGTGGAAAATTGATTTGCATTCTTTTGCAAATGTTTCTCAATTCTTCTATCTCCCACATTTCTATTATTCTTACGAGTTTTTCATTAAGCGTTAAATTTTTGAAATGGTTGGTggtaaagtggcaaaaaaagcGGACATAGCTCATCATATTGGCATCATCGAATGTACACGCAAAAAAAGCGGTGAGAGCTACGACGAATGGGCAAAGGCGATTTTATTTCTCATCGAAGGCAAAGAGGAAGTATGGCTTCATTGATGGTGCTCTCATGTGGCCTATGGTGCTTAAGAAACTCTTGTGAATCAATTTTGTTTGGAGTTAAACCTTCAATATTATCCATGGAAGCGAATCACGGATTGATATTGGTAGATGGTTTTTAACAGGATGTTGAACAATGTCGAGGGCTATCAATTTTTTCACCATTACAACTTACAAGTAACACAAGTGACTTGAATCTTCCAAAGTGTTCCGATTAAAACCTGTCGCCATTAAAACTACTTAATATGTCTGAGCATTTGATTACAACATAAACGTTTTGATTAATGATCCATTGCTGAAACGGGAGGATGATAACCCCCTGAGAAAAAACTAATCCATCCGGCCCTTCAAGATGCTCTCCTTGACCTCCGTTGGCGTCCTAGCAcaagtaaatcaaaaaaaaaaaaatgtcaatcTATCATATCATAACAATGTCATTATAACAAATTCACAACTAAGGGGGTCAAGGCGAGATTCGAAGGTATGAAAGCAATCTCGAATAGCAAAGAGGTTTTTGATTGACCCTTGATTGCAAATATCATATAAAGTCCCCCTTGGTAGGTGCTAATGAGAGTTGAATTCTATCATCTGAACTAATCACTGATGCGGTAAAAAGACGATATGACAAACTCGCAGGTCGCAGCATGATTCATTCCCTTTTACAGAAGCAGTGAAGTCGGAAATGTGGAGACAACGAAACAACTAAAATTGAATATGTCAAAGAAACAATTAAAGGATTGAGGCTAGAAGAAACTATTAAAAGATTGAGAGAAACTACAATGAAAAAAACTTAAGAAAAGAGGATGAAATGAAATTGTAAGAGTTatggaaaatataaaaatggaaAGCGCAGAAACCAATAGGGATGAAAGGGATATTCAAGCCAACAATACATGGTCATCAGTCCAGGGGAGACAGTACATCGTACTCTCAGGCATTAAACTAATGGTGATTGTCGATTGACATATGATCAAACAAAGCGGTATTGGCAAGAATCTATATCTTGATTAATCTACAAAATCATGAGCAACTTGAAAGTTCTCTCTCTATTACTTATGGGCCATCAGTCCAAGGGAGAGTGCACATTGAGTACTCTCAGGCATTAATGTAATGGTGATCGTCGATTGAAAACATAAAACAAGTTATTCAACCAGACATaataacattccattaccctaaTCTCATTCAATGGCTCCCACCTAAAAGGAGCTTTTTGGGGTGGGGTCGGATGTTCGCAAACaaacccttgttagtgataacaaagatgtTTCTGATTGACCCTTAGTAGCTAATATCATTTTTGCACAAGTGATCCGTGTTGAGAACCACGAAGTTCCCACCAGCCACCAGCATCTTTGTACGTCCGGCAACCAAGGAAGTATTCCCATTAAAGAATGCTCCCTGACCCAAAACCCACAACCCAAGAACTAAAAACGGATGTCCACAAAGATACTATACACTAATGTAATCCAAGGAACAAACAGAAAATCTAAAAAGACACGACACATAAAGACAAATGTCATGCAGTCTTGGGTCAGCCCCATTGATGGTGCTGACATAAGTATTTACGACCCATTTGGTAGTCGATATTAAATGGTGGAAATAGAAATGAAAGACAGTGTAATTTTTATAGGAAAATCTCTCAAGAAGTTTAATTGTCATGCTTTTCTCCTTCAGTTATATCATTTTTTTCACAATATTAATTCTAATGCATCACCTTTCGAAAATGTGCATTAGAGGGTAaaggaaaattatgaaaaaaaaaacttttttatgattaatgtttcattaccatgggcaTGACATAgtacatacaaatttacactacaaatcactCCTAcaaccaccatttagtaccaagAACCAAAGGGGCCATTGGTACCATAAAATATCTGAATAAAAAAGTAAGAAATAACGGATTCAACTTACACAAGATAGACATGCCCTCCCCAACCACTCAAACAGTCCCGGTCAACTGATGCTTGCAAAGCCTGGGAGACTGTCTCGAACAATTCTTCAGGTTCCTGTATCACATGCACAAAATTAATGCACCTGCTATGAATGACCAAAGAGCTTTCAATCAACAATGCAGGTTCTAACTCGAAATCACTAGCAAAGACTAGATACAATTTGACTATCCTAAATCAAGTGAAGTCTTATGGTACACACAAATCTTTTAATGAAGGCCTCAAAACACTTTCCCGTATACATAATATTAAATGATTAGATACTGCACATGATACAGAATAATAGCACATATTGAAGGCACTGGAAAGTAAAAGGCACAACAGCAGGAAACAAAAACTCCACCCAgggacaaaaaaatttatatacgatcaagtaaaataaaaaaagattagCAACATGAAAATAAAGATCAAAGCAAGTCTATTCACCTGCCTGCCTTTACATGCATTCCCCCTTCCATACATGtaagaagaaaacaaaaacagaGGAACAAAAAAGAACAGGAAAACCTGCTTATATACTTGAAATGAAAACAGCAAACAGGTTAAAATATCTAAATACTAGAAAGCCACATGTCAACAGTCCATTTTCCTCTTTGAAATGCAAGTCTCCATAGCACATGAGGTTTTTCCTCTTTCAGATCTTCGATCTTCCTAGAAGGTGAAAAGAGAAAGAAACTGATGCAATATGGGCTCTCTTGTTAGTCTTTGCTTTGTGCAAATGACCTTGTATATTATATCACTATCTTGTTTggtcattaaaatattttacagAACACATTCAGATGCTTTCACATGTCAATATGTATACACATCAAAAGTGCTCAACCAAATCCAAATGCAAAatgatggaaaaaaaaatataccatgTCGGGCTTATACATGGATTCACAAGCACCATACAGAGACTCTGATGCAGTCCCAGCAACAACAAAATCTTTAGCAAGCTCCCTGTAAATAGTATGAAACACATTAAAACcagaaaaaaaaacagaagaaaCTTAGCATTGGATCCATCCTTTTAGTTTTCCTAAAATCTGAAGACAAAACTCTTTATTCTTGGTAATGGGGTAAATCCCTAGAGGATAGCCGAGAAATTCAATGTAGATAAAGACTCGTAAAATAGGTCAACAACCACAACTATTAAAAGATAGCTGTCAATGTATGGACATTTTACCTCCTTTACTACAAAAATGAATGACAAAGTTTAGAAATGCAAAGATACTGCAAAATATATGCAAAAAACATACTTGGCTCCAATAGAATCCATTGTGCAAATGAATGGCTTGTTTTCATCACTTAATCCAGCTATCACAGGCTGGCAAAAGTATGGTCCAAACCTGAGATAGATAAACCAGAATCCTCGCTCAGTTTTCTTAGAACTCACAAACACAAAAGGCAATAACATAAAAATGTatacaaatattattatttacttttgttttttcaatcaaaatttgatTGCCACTACACATGCAAAATCCAATATGATTAATCATAATATCCACAGTGAAGTAAAGTTATTTGAGAGGAAACCAATAGGGGTGGTAATATTAAGCCATAAAAGCTTGTTTTCTCTTTTACATTTTTCGATACTTTTTACTTGTACTTCCATATCACAACATAGAGtgtaagcaaaaaaaaaaaaaaaaaaaaaaaaaacattattagaTAAGTAAAATCTCCCATTTTCCTATGTTTGGTTTGCAAAGGATGGAAGAATGATTTTCACGGAATGGAACATAGTTCTCCCGATAGCTTGTTTGGTTTGGGTAGGAGGAAACGGAAGGAGTTGGGCATGAGAAAATGAGTGGATGAGTTCTTTAATATCTATAAGAAACATCTCCCTCATCAAAGGAGAGATTGATCCAATTAAAAGAGAACACATTTTCTACTTCCTACTCCCCATTCTTCCATC
Coding sequences:
- the LOC130818403 gene encoding uncharacterized protein LOC130818403, translated to MASNMCLYHQMFEIFSWLPVKLLYKLSVLKEIRSFLSEDSFVEKQCYNSSTKTAESLIIQNDSCLRIKDTLHICFLFKDHTNNGVPIDSLKFITEKGRVLASSNGLILCRTINSQEPTKLFLCNPVSKTWLPITLPNNELAEACKNDTDVNIVFICGSINFSTKKNKFPLDYTLLVFEVVVNDLEYCWNNKYNVYMLEEGDWVLKTKKLITGGRQLDFDNYVCFNGGLYFMSISNSCYRAESLYYYPYIVYYNMKNEASSMISLPHEARENFNFSDCYFRIFGWERLSGNSWFFSLCLVKYLNMEINIWVMDEGDATDGEKLCSWRWLLKLNIKEDLGLKDALHWTNSFTVVDKQFIFSDSNGYIYRYQLEGINLGKLKKINKYKNSCYKLRFNSYSTTLRPCSKNLIESSLKIE
- the LOC130818867 gene encoding proteasome subunit beta type-3-A, which produces MSIFEYNGSALVAMVGKNCIAIGSDRRLGVQLQTIATDFQRIFQIHDRLFIGLSGLGSDAQTLYQRLVFRHKLYKLREERDMKPETFANLVSAILYEKRFGPYFCQPVIAGLSDENKPFICTMDSIGAKELAKDFVVAGTASESLYGACESMYKPDMEPEELFETVSQALQASVDRDCLSGWGGHVYLVTPTEVKESILKGRMD